From Sceloporus undulatus isolate JIND9_A2432 ecotype Alabama chromosome 6, SceUnd_v1.1, whole genome shotgun sequence, one genomic window encodes:
- the ABHD4 gene encoding (Lyso)-N-acylphosphatidylethanolamine lipase — MEQEDLEPGSQGWLGGWLPAWRPTSMSHLKNVEARILQCLQNRFVTRYISIPNQSKIWTVSLSPERAKGRTPLVMVHGFGGGVGLWILNLDQLSSCRPVHAFDLLGFGRSSRPPFPRDAQGAEEEFVSSIEAWRREMGIPNMILLGHSLGGFLAASYCLQYPERVKHLILVDPWGFPMRPTDPAQVRTPPTWVKAVATLLGRSNPLAVLRAAGPWGPGLVQRFRPDFKQKFADFFEDDTISEYIYHCNAQTPSGEAGFKAMTEALGWARRPMLERIHLIRRDLPITLIYGANSWIDTSTGEKVKHLRPGSYVCDMAIPGASHHVYADQPHAFNAAVKQICDAVD, encoded by the exons ATGGAGCAGGAAGACCTGGAGCCTGG GTCCCAAGGTTGGCTAGGCGGCTGGTTGCCCGCCTGGCGCCCCACCTCCATGTCGCACCTCAAGAATGTAGAAGCTCGGATCTTGCAGT GCCTCCAGAACCGATTTGTGACCCGGTACATCTCCATCCCCAACCAGTCTAAGATCTGGACTGTGTCACTCTCTCCGGAACGGGCCAAAGGGCGCACTCCCCTGGTGATGGTGCATGGTTTTGGTGGAGGTGTTGGCCTCTGGATCCTCAACCTGGATCAACTGAGCAGCTGTCGCCCTGTCCATGCTTTTGACCTTCTTGGCTTTGGACGCAGCTCCCGACCCCCCTTCCCCCGTGACGCTCAAGGGGCTGAGGAGGAGTTTGTGAGCTCCATTGAGGCCTGGCGCCGGGAGATGGGCATCCCCAACATGATCCTGCTTGGCCACAGCCTTGGGGGCTTCCTGGCTGCTTCCTACTGCTTGCAGTACCCAGAGAG GGTGAAACACCTCATCCTCGTGGACCCCTGGGGCTTCCCAATGCGGCCAACTGATCCAGCTCAGGTCCGTACCCCTCCAACCTGGGTCAAGGCTGTGGCCACATTGCTGGGACGATCTAACCCTCTGGCTGTGCTCCGAGCAGCAGGACCGTGGG gtCCTGGACTGGTGCAGCGCTTCCGTCCAGACTTTAAGCAGAAGTTTGCCGATTTCTTTGAGGACGATACCATCTCAGAATACATCTACCACTGCAATGCTCAAACACCCAG TGGCGAGGCAGGGTTCAAGGCTATGACAGAGGCGTTAGGTTGGGCCCGACGCCCCATGTTGGAGCGTATCCACCTGATTCGCCGTGACTTGCCTATCACCCTCATCTACGGTGCCAATTCCTGGATTGATACCAGCACTGGGGAGAAAGTCAAGCACTTGCGACCAGGGAGCTATGTCTGTGACATG GCTATTCCGGGTGCCTCACACCATGTCTACGCCGACCAGCCCCATGCCTTCAATGCTGCTGTGAAACAGATCTGTGATGCTGTTGACTGA